The following are encoded in a window of Kitasatospora sp. NBC_01250 genomic DNA:
- a CDS encoding GNAT family N-acetyltransferase — protein MTWTCTEDVAEFRAHAEGFLGEHPAANTVLLTLVHRLAAGQSVGGDPALPPRLGWWRAGPKAPVTAAFVQTPPHALRLSAMAPERAAELALALPEGWSGLSGVAATTAVAEAFAGAWAERFDLTTDVRERLRLYRLGELVLPTVRGRLRAAGPDDHALLVGWWQAFLTEAGIPAFTPVEESVARRTAEGDILVWETDGADEQVRPVSIAAVSPTLAGMSRIGPVYTPPEERGHGYASAVTAGASTLAIARGAQEVLLYTDLANPVSNSIYQKIGYRPVADNLELSFTG, from the coding sequence ATGACTTGGACATGCACTGAGGACGTCGCGGAGTTCCGGGCGCACGCGGAGGGCTTCCTGGGCGAGCACCCGGCCGCCAACACCGTGCTGCTGACCCTCGTCCACCGGCTGGCGGCCGGCCAGTCGGTCGGTGGGGACCCGGCGCTGCCGCCGCGCCTGGGCTGGTGGCGCGCGGGCCCGAAGGCCCCGGTGACCGCGGCCTTCGTGCAGACCCCGCCGCATGCGCTGCGGCTGAGCGCGATGGCGCCCGAGCGCGCGGCCGAGCTGGCACTGGCGCTGCCCGAGGGGTGGTCGGGGCTGTCCGGGGTGGCGGCCACCACGGCGGTGGCCGAGGCGTTCGCCGGCGCCTGGGCCGAGCGGTTCGACCTGACCACCGACGTGCGGGAGCGCCTGCGGCTCTATCGGCTGGGCGAGTTGGTCCTGCCGACCGTGCGGGGCCGGCTGCGCGCCGCCGGGCCGGACGACCACGCGCTGCTGGTCGGCTGGTGGCAGGCCTTCCTGACCGAGGCCGGGATACCTGCCTTCACCCCGGTGGAGGAGAGCGTGGCCCGCCGCACGGCCGAGGGGGACATCCTCGTGTGGGAGACCGACGGCGCGGACGAGCAGGTCCGGCCGGTGTCGATCGCGGCGGTCTCCCCGACGCTGGCGGGCATGTCCCGGATCGGCCCGGTCTACACCCCGCCCGAGGAGCGCGGCCACGGCTACGCGAGCGCGGTGACCGCGGGCGCCTCCACGCTCGCGATCGCGCGCGGGGCCCAGGAGGTGCTGCTCTACACCGACCTGGCGAACCCGGTGAGCAACTCGATCTACCAGAAGATCGGTTACCGGCCGGTGGCGGACAACCTGGAACTGAGCTTCACGGGCTGA
- a CDS encoding papain-like cysteine protease family protein produces the protein MPLPRTARPTRTARPTGTAWLRKALAVAALATLAPALTVAASSPASAAAAPPAQSGRLAQAQPAFAAGTSSGTDAPSAATPDAGSWKTLNIGMQQQQNSNWCWAASGDTVASWFGYTYSQNQFCNAAFGRSINSSCPNSQAALDDVQNALGWIGINPGNYVTGYLYYSTVQNEITNNRPVETRIQWSSGGGHMEVLYGYDTGNNWVYWGDPWPSDNRYNWADYNYYVSNDSFSWTHSLYQIGA, from the coding sequence ATGCCCCTGCCCAGAACCGCCCGGCCGACCAGAACGGCCCGGCCGACCGGAACGGCCTGGCTGCGCAAGGCGCTTGCCGTCGCCGCGCTGGCCACGCTCGCCCCGGCCCTGACCGTGGCGGCGAGCTCCCCGGCCTCGGCCGCCGCCGCACCGCCCGCGCAGTCCGGGCGGCTCGCCCAGGCACAGCCGGCGTTCGCCGCCGGCACCAGCTCCGGGACCGATGCTCCCAGTGCCGCGACCCCCGACGCGGGCAGCTGGAAGACGCTCAACATCGGGATGCAGCAACAGCAGAACTCCAACTGGTGCTGGGCGGCCAGCGGCGACACCGTCGCGAGCTGGTTCGGCTACACCTACAGCCAGAACCAGTTCTGCAACGCCGCGTTTGGCCGCAGCATCAACTCCTCCTGCCCCAACAGCCAGGCGGCGCTGGACGACGTGCAGAACGCGCTCGGCTGGATCGGGATCAACCCGGGCAACTACGTCACCGGGTACCTGTACTACAGCACCGTGCAGAACGAGATCACCAACAACCGGCCGGTCGAGACCCGGATCCAGTGGTCCTCGGGCGGCGGCCACATGGAGGTGCTGTACGGGTACGACACCGGCAACAACTGGGTCTACTGGGGCGACCCGTGGCCCTCGGACAACCGCTACAACTGGGCGGACTACAACTACTACGTCAGCAACGACTCCTTCTCCTGGACCCACTCCCTGTACCAGATCGGAGCGTGA
- the trhA gene encoding PAQR family membrane homeostasis protein TrhA, protein MSAMTADQNPATDPVADVTATSAAPLPAKPAWRGWLHAGMFPASLAGGIVLICLADSPRARLACAIYSVSAWLLFGISAVYHRFTWGPRGDAILRRLDHANIFLIIAGSYTPFTILLLHGGRRETLLWLVWGGALAGIAFRVFWVGAPRWLYTPCYLALGWAAVFFLPDFLHTGGVAVITLMIVGGLLYSAGGVIYGLKRPNPSPRWFGFHEVFHAFTLGAFIVQYVGVSLVAYSVTS, encoded by the coding sequence ATGAGCGCCATGACAGCGGATCAGAACCCGGCTACGGACCCGGTCGCCGACGTGACGGCGACGAGCGCGGCGCCCCTGCCCGCCAAACCCGCCTGGCGCGGCTGGCTGCACGCGGGCATGTTCCCGGCCTCGCTGGCGGGGGGCATCGTGCTGATCTGCCTGGCGGACTCACCGCGGGCCCGGCTCGCCTGCGCCATCTACTCCGTGAGCGCCTGGCTGCTCTTCGGCATCAGCGCGGTCTACCACCGCTTCACCTGGGGCCCGCGCGGCGACGCGATCCTGCGCCGGCTGGACCACGCGAACATCTTCCTGATCATCGCCGGGTCCTACACGCCGTTCACCATCCTGCTGCTGCACGGCGGGCGGCGCGAGACGCTGCTCTGGCTGGTCTGGGGCGGGGCACTGGCCGGGATAGCGTTCCGGGTCTTCTGGGTCGGCGCACCGCGCTGGCTCTACACGCCGTGCTACCTGGCGCTGGGCTGGGCCGCGGTCTTCTTCCTGCCCGACTTCCTGCACACCGGCGGGGTCGCGGTGATCACGCTGATGATCGTCGGCGGGCTGCTCTACAGCGCGGGCGGCGTGATCTACGGGCTGAAGCGGCCCAACCCCTCACCGCGCTGGTTCGGGTTCCACGAGGTCTTCCACGCGTTCACCCTCGGAGCGTTCATCGTGCAGTACGTAGGGGTCTCGCTGGTGGCGTACAGCGTGACGAGCTGA